One window of the Methanocaldococcus vulcanius M7 genome contains the following:
- a CDS encoding DUF356 domain-containing protein, with product MTILLIRGDSYEKLKNALADVDRHAELTIIGKPKIIVPEAADEILSHILGEVKKPCKTACLAKVAEKAPKAIDKIRKIHPPAHIVVVSERYGEVYYKLLDDFPKLPVLKGYYKSKKKEKKK from the coding sequence ATGACGATACTTTTGATAAGAGGAGATAGTTATGAAAAATTAAAGAATGCCCTGGCTGATGTCGACAGGCATGCAGAATTAACGATCATTGGAAAACCGAAAATTATTGTTCCAGAGGCAGCTGACGAGATTTTGAGTCATATCTTGGGAGAAGTAAAAAAGCCATGTAAGACAGCATGCTTAGCAAAAGTCGCTGAAAAAGCACCCAAGGCAATAGACAAAATTAGAAAGATCCATCCTCCTGCACATATTGTGGTAGTTAGCGAAAGATACGGAGAGGTTTATTATAAACTGTTAGATGATTTTCCAAAATTACCTGTGTTAAAAGGATACTACAAATCGAAGAAAAAGGAAAAGAAAAAATAA
- a CDS encoding RNA ligase partner protein, which yields MQKQRFCLDTSAFTEPSVRKALGVKTITELTDKVMDLIAEARTKLNISCHIPYPTVYNELMGFLESENCPKDVMVKVDTWLVKKTPNRYEIKIPSEIFYEYVKDLRERINKGMRIGEDHIIKATDMVYELSKKHPEMNKNEILNKVLSKTINTFRNKYRSALRVGTLDSAPDLDVLLLAKELDAAVVASDGGIEKWAQRLGLRFVNASDFPFMLEEYLKHNDLHFGNRKRIK from the coding sequence ATGCAAAAACAGAGATTCTGCTTAGACACAAGTGCTTTTACCGAACCGTCAGTTAGAAAAGCATTGGGGGTTAAAACGATTACCGAACTAACAGACAAGGTTATGGATCTGATAGCAGAAGCAAGAACAAAATTAAATATCTCTTGCCATATTCCATATCCAACTGTCTATAATGAACTAATGGGATTTTTAGAAAGCGAGAACTGCCCAAAAGATGTTATGGTTAAAGTTGATACCTGGCTTGTTAAAAAAACACCAAACAGATATGAAATAAAAATTCCATCAGAGATTTTTTACGAGTATGTTAAAGATCTGAGAGAAAGAATAAACAAGGGAATGAGAATTGGAGAAGATCATATAATAAAAGCCACAGATATGGTTTATGAATTATCTAAAAAACATCCAGAGATGAATAAAAATGAGATCCTAAATAAAGTTCTTTCAAAAACAATAAATACTTTTAGAAATAAATACAGAAGTGCTTTAAGAGTTGGAACCTTAGATAGTGCCCCTGATTTAGATGTTCTTCTTCTGGCAAAGGAGTTGGATGCAGCAGTAGTAGCAAGCGATGGAGGAATAGAAAAATGGGCTCAAAGGTTGGGGTTGAGGTTTGTTAACGCCTCTGACTTTCCCTTTATGCTCGAAGAGTATTTAAAACATAACGACTTACACTTTGGTAATAGAAAAAGAATAAAATAA